In Henriciella litoralis, the genomic window CGCCGTGGGCTCCATCCATGGCCTCCAGCGCGTTTCGGACAATGTTGATGACGACCTGCTGGATCTGGATCGGTTCTGCGAGAATTTCGGCGACATCTTCAGAGACGCTGACCGTGATCTGTCCGCGTGTCTCGCTCATTTCGGCCTGTACAAGCGCGACTGCGTCACCCAGCAGGGGCACCAGGGGGGTCGGGCGCTTCTCGATCTCGCCGCGAGAGACATAGTCGCGGAGCTTGCGAACGATCTGGCCAGCGCGCACAGATTGTTTGGCCGCTTCGTCCAGCGCCTGCTGGATCATCTTCATCGTATCTGCATCAGGCGTGTCGAGCAGATCCCTTGCAGCTTCAAGGTAGTTTGTAACGACCGTCAGCGGTTGGTTGAGCTCATGGGCGAGCGCGGACGCCATGGTGCCGACCGAGCTCAGACGCGAAAAATGCACGATTTCCGCCTGCAAGGCTTTCATGCGCGTCTCATTGCGCCGCTGTTCGGTGAGATCTCTCATAAACGCCGTGAACAGGTAATGGCCGCCAATATTGGCTTCGCCAATCTTGAGGTCGATCGGGAACAGGGTGCCGTCGGAACGACGCGCCGTGACGGTACGTCCAATACCGATGATGCGCCGCTCTCCGGTGTGTAGATAGCGCGCGATGTAATCGTCGTGTTGGACTTTGTCGTCGGCGGCCATGAGCAATTTGACATTCTGCCCAAGCGCCTCTTCAGAGCTGTAGCCGAAGAGCTCTTCCGCCGCGCGGCTGAAAGCCGTGATGA contains:
- a CDS encoding two-component system sensor histidine kinase NtrB; protein product: MAEMDVDALHQHYRSILQSVPDAMVVINETGIITAFSRAAEELFGYSSEEALGQNVKLLMAADDKVQHDDYIARYLHTGERRIIGIGRTVTARRSDGTLFPIDLKIGEANIGGHYLFTAFMRDLTEQRRNETRMKALQAEIVHFSRLSSVGTMASALAHELNQPLTVVTNYLEAARDLLDTPDADTMKMIQQALDEAAKQSVRAGQIVRKLRDYVSRGEIEKRPTPLVPLLGDAVALVQAEMSETRGQITVSVSEDVAEILAEPIQIQQVVINIVRNALEAMDGAHGARVDIRAQSVSGGLVMISIEDNGPGIDRDVADQLFRPLASSKSTGMGLGLSICKTIVEAHGGTIEAMPGDNGGTRFVFTVEALERQDD